Proteins encoded by one window of Anaeromyxobacter diazotrophicus:
- a CDS encoding TolC family protein, with protein MTLVLLLASAQAGPQPQPQPPALPTLTLADAERSAHAHQPQLLQARSLSSAASARADEARAPLLPQVQGTAAYERSTGNYVARPGALPSTVARTVPSPSWATSDYFNFGLTASQLVWDFGQSSGRWRAAQASAGAQRESEYATESQVLLTVRAAYFNARAQRDLVRVARETLANQGAHLKQVEGFVRAGTRPEIDLLQARTDRANAQVQLINAENAYATARAQLNQAMGVAGSTEYEVGSDTLPPVDGEDAAVDALLPEAERNRPDLLALEEQARAQELTATALQGGYGPALGVSTGFTDAGPSLGSTVWNWNATATLTWNLFQGGLTRAQVEEARANTSAARAQAEVLRLQLRVDLDQARLAVRAAKSSLGAAGEALVNARERLRQAERRYQMGVGSLIDLGDAQLAATSAAAQLVQAEYNLSTSRAQLLRALGREVSRG; from the coding sequence ATGACCCTGGTGCTGCTGCTCGCGTCGGCGCAGGCAGGGCCGCAGCCCCAGCCGCAGCCGCCGGCCCTCCCCACCCTGACCCTCGCCGACGCCGAGCGGAGCGCGCACGCGCACCAGCCGCAGCTCCTCCAGGCCCGCTCCCTCTCGAGCGCGGCCTCGGCGCGGGCGGACGAGGCGCGCGCGCCACTCCTGCCGCAGGTGCAGGGGACCGCCGCCTACGAGCGCTCGACCGGCAACTACGTGGCCCGCCCCGGCGCGCTGCCGAGCACGGTGGCCAGGACCGTCCCGAGCCCGAGCTGGGCCACCAGCGACTACTTCAACTTCGGGCTCACCGCCTCGCAGCTGGTGTGGGACTTCGGCCAGTCGAGCGGCCGCTGGCGCGCGGCCCAGGCCTCCGCCGGCGCCCAGCGCGAGAGCGAGTACGCGACCGAGAGCCAGGTGCTGCTCACGGTGCGGGCCGCCTACTTCAACGCGCGGGCCCAGCGCGACCTGGTGCGCGTCGCCCGCGAGACGCTCGCGAACCAGGGGGCGCACCTCAAGCAGGTGGAGGGGTTCGTGCGGGCCGGGACGCGGCCCGAGATCGACCTCCTGCAGGCGCGCACCGACCGCGCCAACGCCCAGGTGCAGCTCATCAACGCCGAGAACGCCTACGCCACCGCGCGGGCGCAGCTCAACCAGGCGATGGGCGTCGCCGGCTCCACCGAGTACGAGGTCGGGAGCGACACCCTGCCGCCGGTGGACGGCGAGGACGCCGCGGTCGACGCGCTCCTCCCCGAGGCGGAGCGGAACCGGCCCGACCTCCTCGCGCTGGAGGAGCAGGCGCGGGCGCAGGAGCTGACGGCGACCGCGCTGCAGGGCGGCTACGGGCCGGCGCTGGGCGTCTCCACCGGCTTCACCGACGCGGGGCCCTCGCTCGGCTCCACGGTGTGGAACTGGAACGCGACCGCCACCCTGACCTGGAACCTGTTCCAGGGCGGGCTCACCCGCGCCCAGGTCGAGGAGGCGCGCGCCAACACCTCGGCCGCGCGTGCCCAGGCCGAGGTGCTGCGCCTCCAGCTCCGGGTCGACCTGGACCAGGCGCGCCTGGCGGTGCGCGCGGCGAAGAGCTCGCTCGGCGCCGCCGGCGAGGCGCTGGTGAACGCGCGGGAGCGCCTGCGCCAGGCGGAGCGGCGCTACCAGATGGGCGTGGGGAGCCTCATCGATCTCGGCGACGCGCAGCTCGCGGCCACCAGCGCCGCCGCGCAGCTCGTCCAGGCCGAGTACAACCTGTCCACCTCGCGCGCGCAGCTCCTGCGCGCGCTGGGGCGCGAGGTGTCGCGTGGCTGA
- a CDS encoding MarR family winged helix-turn-helix transcriptional regulator encodes MQEYLGLLIAAARSRIKQVVLAQVAQFGLAPQQFWMLVALREHPGLSQAALAERVRADAPTVSRTLAALLERGLVRSEPDPEDRRRSCVFLTPAGERLAGEVAAVAEGVRNAVVDGMSPAEQATVRRGLKRILENLDRYEAQVRGRRA; translated from the coding sequence ATGCAAGAATATCTCGGTCTCCTCATCGCCGCGGCGCGCAGCCGCATCAAGCAGGTGGTGCTCGCCCAGGTGGCGCAGTTCGGGCTGGCGCCGCAGCAGTTCTGGATGCTGGTCGCCCTCCGCGAGCACCCCGGGCTCTCGCAGGCGGCGCTCGCCGAGCGCGTCCGCGCGGACGCGCCGACGGTGAGCCGCACGCTCGCGGCGCTGCTCGAGCGCGGCCTGGTGCGCAGCGAGCCCGATCCCGAGGACCGGCGGCGGTCGTGCGTCTTCCTCACCCCGGCGGGCGAGCGGCTGGCGGGCGAGGTGGCGGCGGTGGCGGAGGGGGTCCGCAACGCCGTGGTGGACGGGATGAGCCCCGCCGAGCAGGCGACCGTGCGGCGGGGGCTGAAGCGCATCCTCGAGAACCTCGACCGGTACGAGGCGCAGGTGCGCGGGAGGCGGGCGTGA
- a CDS encoding efflux RND transporter periplasmic adaptor subunit has product MAETVNRRGRWALAVVAVALLAAGAVWLLRGRGADQPKGGAAAAGAQAQRPVPVAVAVAARRDVPIWLEGLGNVVAYQTVTVKPQVDGRLDQVLFREGQAVRKGDVLAQIDPRPFQAQLRQAEGALARDQAQLRSAKLDLERYRSLAAEKLVPQQQADQQIAVVGQLEGAVHIDDANIATARLNLDYARITAPIDGVTGIRVVDPGNVVHASDPNGLVVVTQLDPIAVLFTLPQDQLTAIASAQARGRLAVDLYARDGTTLLGSGQLLVIDNQINQATSTVRLKAVAPNPKRALWPNQFVNARLRLGTREGALVLPASAVQRGPNGTFVYVVGADSTVSPRPVEVEATVGDLAVLAKGVAEGERVVTEGQNQLRPGAKVAPREPGKPGGAGAPAAAAGPGPGSGSAAGGQGPAGGDGGGRAAGASSR; this is encoded by the coding sequence GTGGCTGAGACCGTGAACCGTCGCGGGCGCTGGGCGCTCGCCGTCGTCGCCGTGGCGCTCCTCGCCGCGGGGGCGGTGTGGCTCCTGCGCGGGCGCGGCGCGGACCAGCCCAAGGGTGGGGCGGCCGCGGCCGGCGCCCAGGCCCAGCGGCCGGTGCCGGTGGCGGTCGCCGTGGCGGCCCGCCGCGACGTGCCGATCTGGCTCGAGGGCCTCGGCAACGTGGTCGCCTACCAGACCGTCACCGTGAAGCCGCAGGTGGACGGGCGACTCGACCAGGTGCTCTTCCGGGAGGGGCAGGCGGTCCGCAAGGGCGACGTGCTGGCCCAGATCGACCCGCGGCCGTTCCAGGCGCAGCTCCGGCAGGCGGAGGGGGCGCTCGCCCGCGACCAGGCGCAGCTCAGGAGCGCGAAGCTCGACCTCGAGCGGTACCGCTCGCTGGCGGCGGAGAAGCTCGTCCCGCAGCAGCAGGCGGACCAGCAGATCGCGGTGGTGGGGCAGCTCGAGGGCGCGGTGCACATCGACGACGCGAACATCGCCACCGCCCGCCTCAACCTCGACTACGCGCGCATCACCGCCCCCATCGACGGCGTCACCGGGATCCGGGTGGTCGACCCGGGCAACGTCGTGCACGCCTCGGATCCGAACGGCCTGGTGGTGGTGACCCAGCTCGACCCCATCGCCGTCCTCTTCACGCTGCCGCAGGACCAGCTCACCGCCATCGCCTCCGCGCAGGCGCGCGGCCGCCTGGCGGTGGACCTCTACGCGCGGGACGGCACGACGCTGCTCGGCTCGGGACAGCTCCTCGTCATCGACAACCAGATCAACCAGGCGACCTCCACCGTGCGGCTCAAGGCGGTGGCCCCGAACCCGAAGCGCGCGCTCTGGCCGAACCAGTTCGTGAACGCGCGGCTCCGGCTCGGCACGCGCGAGGGCGCGCTCGTCCTGCCCGCCTCGGCGGTGCAGCGCGGGCCGAACGGGACCTTCGTCTACGTCGTCGGGGCGGACAGCACCGTCTCGCCGCGCCCGGTGGAGGTCGAGGCCACCGTGGGCGACCTGGCGGTGCTGGCGAAGGGGGTGGCGGAGGGGGAGCGGGTGGTGACGGAGGGGCAGAACCAGCTCAGGCCCGGCGCCAAGGTGGCGCCGCGCGAGCCGGGCAAACCGGGCGGCGCCGGCGCGCCGGCCGCGGCCGCGGGCCCCGGCCCGGGGTCGGGCTCGGCCGCGGGCGGGCAGGGCCCGGCGGGCGGCGACGGGGGCGGGCGCGCGGCGGGGGCGTCGAGCCGATGA